TCGCCTGGTTGCACCTGGCCCCTTCTCTTTCGGTTCGATACGTTTCAAGAAGCTCGAACGCGGTGGTCAAGGCCAGCGAGAAATTCGCAATTTTCTCCGTGTCTAGATTTAAGATGGCTCTCTTTAATTCCCTCACGTTCGCTAGATTAGCTTGGACCAGGGTATCGTTGAAACATGGCACCACCTGCagtatgaaatattctttactaatttttctttctctctttaaaaaactttaaaaaaaagttggcctgatatttatcaagaaaaatcgtttttaACTCATCGTCGATCCAAAACATTGTTGAAACATTTCTTCGTGACACGTATTAACAGATTAagatagagaaatatttttgcgatttttattttgaacattACCTCTTTCGTAACATTCGAGAATGTGATGATATTGACGAAATCATTGTTTCCAAGAGTGTCCAGAATATTGTTCACTACGTGTCTGGCGATTTCTCTGCGAATTCCAGTCATGCTGCCGGaagtatcgattaaaataagaatatcctTTGGGCTGGTAGCCGCCTCGATGTACCAACTTCTAGTTCTGCAGTCGAACAAGTCCACGGGTTCCATGTACCAGTTCATCGCTGGGTATTGTCTCATGAAACCGGTCGCGCTACCGAAATATTGCCAAGATAGCGAAGGATCTTGCTCGTAATTGTTGATAAAAGTCTTGTCCAACTCCTCGGACCATTTTATCGCTCTAATTACGTTAGACGCTCGATCATAGACATTGGTCGGGACGTGTACAGCGGATCTATCCAAATTGACTTGGCCACCGAAGTGAGCACTATGTTTCAGGTCGATCGTGTTATTCTTTGCGTTGGTATAGTTGAAGGATTCCGGAGGGTCGACATCTGGAGCGGACAAGGCTGAAGTTTCCGCGACATCCATGATTCTCTAGAGGGAATGTATCaagattataagattaataaacgcgagtattgatttttttttcaagtttgctatataatatataatatatattgttaaagtGAGGAATGTattgttagaattttttaagagatttttttttttatttgacagagagcttttagaattatataccTTAATAGCCGATATCTTTGATTCCATCATCGCCTTGATATCTTTAGCGATCTCATGGACCAGAGCATTTCCATCACGTGGCTTTAACACCGCCTGTTTATAACTGTCGTTAAACTTGTCCGCGTTGGTCACAAACTTGCCTAACTGCGACAGCTCGAAGCCTAACTTGTTTGCCCATGTTTTTACCCTgcattggaaaaataaatcgtatcgaatgaaacgatcaaaaaaatcttttctcttATCGCTATTTGAACTtgtaaatagtaatatttatttattatttaatataattttttaataataataacaattctttCCAACAATAGTTTAGATCAatgtaaattgtaattgtttgtaatttgtaatgaACAATTAACTGTCATTGGAAGAAATATCTTAGAGGCacaaaattttgtatacaatAAACGACACCTAAACGATACTTATATTAcgttatattagaaataatagtaaacaattacaaaattatttacccAAATATCTTTACTATCCATCGAAAACTGTAACGTTTCTAACAGTGAAAGAAATCTAAACAACgtataaaactaataaactttatatttttcaatttccccCAACTTCCACATCCAACATTTCATATCCTCCATTCCCCAACATTTCCAATTCTTCTAACCGATTCTTACAAACAAGAAAATCACacgaaaaatacaatataaaacaaaccAAGCGAGGAATGCGTGCGTTTTAAGGTCCACGTTTTACATCAGGGGTGGCGCATGTGACGGCTAATGCGTGACGAATTGCTGCCAATTCCGAGGAgcgtaaaatttgaattctcgaagaaaagaaagaaaaaaaaagaagaagaagaagaggaagaaaaatatactcgACCATTTACGATCTGGCTCGTGCGATCGACTTACGTGTTGTACGATATGCTGTCACCACGGACGAGTGCCTCGATCAGGATCAGGATGACGATAACAGGCAGGAAAGGGGGCCTCATAACTCTCGTCTTGTACGGCGCTCCGCTGTTTACGCGAGGACACGGTAAACAAAACTGAGGCCGAGAGGAGGCTCGCGTCTGACATTAAGGATACTACTCCGGGCcggccgtcgtcgtcgtcgtcgtcgtgctcgtcgtcgtcgtcgtcgtcgtcgtcgttgtcgtcgaCGTCGCCGCCATGCAGTGCGCGCACCGTTCCACTCCGGATACCACGGTACTGGCGATGGGTTATCGATCGTTCGACCAGACTTGCGCGCGATGATGACCCGAGATTCGAGACTCGACGTCGCCGTCTCGACGACGCGACGCCGCTTGTATAAGCGCTCTTACGAAATTGATAGTAATGTTTGTCTCCACCAGGAAAAGTCACCTTCGAAACTCGAACTTCGCCTCCTGTTTTTCCAACGTTTCTCCAAGTATCTCGAAGTTTCGTTGAAAGGAGGGGTGGGGAGAATGTGAAGGCTTTTCTTTATCGTTCAAGTTGTTGTCAATCGTAGATCTTTGAAATCAGGGAGGAACTCTTGCGTGTTGGATTTCTTGAATTATCGGATGGAAATGATggaaaagaattagaattagattgattcagaaatataaattagaatggtagaataaatagataattagatAGATCATCGATGATAAAGATTgttaaagaaagagaaataccTGTCAAGGATATTATCCAAGAGGAAAGggatgttttttctttttaattttgtttaactgaaaattataaaacagaagttgttaaataattaaattttaatatattcgtgtttgattagttattttatagtaaatagGAATATTTTGATGGAAAATTAAGAATCGAATAACGGAGAATATGAAGGAACGAAACATTTTAAACGATATGATATCGCTGCTTAAATTTTCTGGGGCAAGCGCCTCTCATCCTATCAACAGACCTCGCGACGCCACTAGAAAATTGTATCTCGCATGGATGGGAGGATATTTCGCCAGGTTTTAtgttctttttccttctctctacgatcgatcgatttgttCTTGAATGTCTCTGCTCCACAAAAAGGAACAAGGCTTtggcttaaaaaaaaatacttatgctaattatattacatttaatctaaataaatagaaattacaattattattcctgTTAGAaatcttatcatttatataattttattctttaataatgtttttatttttaattttattataagctATAGAATTCAACGCAATATCgacactattattatattataaaataattatacataatttacataaatattcatatcataaatattcattcaatttatatcgTGATAAGTATTAAAAGGATAATTGAAtgagcaatttttttctttgcgcaattatacaaatgtatataaaattctggCAATTGCAGTGGAGAATAATAACAAGGATACAGTCACTCCTGATGCCCCTCCGCAGTCCTCGATCTCATATTCCAAAGGATGCTCGGTGAAACAGCCCTCTAGACGCCTTCTTTTAAGATCATTTAGTGGAATTTTATGACAAGGCGCGCTTTCTGTGCCATTCGTATACTCGAGAGGCGAAATGTTCACCGGTGTCACCTCTAACCTCTTGTAACAGGTCGGATACATACTATCAACCACCACCAATAACAAATTTGTGTGCGGTACctgaaaatcatttattttccatttaatatttttacaattttttaacaatttttttttcttttgatactttaaaacaataataacgaacaaatggaaatttgttcgcgatttagataaaattagatCCAAgatgttgaaatatatttgagattAAAATGAAAGACCACTGACCCTACGAGCATAGAACGGCCTTGAACAGTAATCCGAATGATTTGTGATCCCTTGGCTAGCAATAGTGGTGTTCATCATATAAAGTATCCTTTTCTGGTCGCAAGGATAATGATAGAGGTAAGGTCGAGGCGGGGGTGGCGGGTCCGGAGCATCTTCGTCGAAATGAACTTTGGCATAGCTGATTGGCAAGTTCACGAACTGGGTCGTGAACCACGTCAAACGCAGCAGAATCCAGAGCAACAGTTTCCAGATGTATATCAGCGGGTCCGTCAGAGTGTTAGCCGCAGCCTCGATGCGCTACGGATTTTATTCTCATGGAATGGTGTTTCGGCGAGGATTGAGTTCCGTTTGCGAAACGGCGAGTTATAAACGGCAGGCGATAGAACTTTTTCTTCGGTGGAAGTTCGCGCGAATTAGAAATATGTCACCAGAGAACGAAACAGGTTTCCTCTAACTTTCGAGaacttttcgatttttttgtttcacttGTTTCTCGAGCATTTTTTGCAACTTTACTTTTTACACTCCAATGCTTTTCGAGATACGTATAAAGCTTTTAACAAGATTTTTCTCGGTGAAAAGTATAAGAGAGCGAAGGAAAGTAATAAATAGCAGAGATCTTGGATACAGGATCCGTTGCCCTTAGATGGAAAAAGCGGAATCAAAAGATGTATTTACATGAAACTGAATAGCAAGTTGAAAGGCTAATTTGTGTAAATGGAAGTTCAGTGCGATTCTTTTGACGCTGATGATGAcacggaaaaattattttctatacggTTTTGAATTtagtttaattgaataattcccGCACGTTCAAATACTTACCACTTCCTCGCACCATGCttgataatcataaatttcaataggATTATAGAGACCCTGGCCAACCATGGAGCTCATCACCGCACCTTCTTGCGTTCCCATAAACTGACCGGTGTTGTTGTGCGCCTCTGATATCACCACGAAGCCGTTCTGATCGAGCAAATAACAATCTATCCATATATGGGCACAGTTCATCAAGGTCGAATTGTTTGACTTGGAGGTTAGctcgataaatttatcatgaaGATTTGTCATTGGCATTTGAAAGCCGATTACTGCAGCTGCCGCTTTTTTGCCGCCGTCCTTTGGGAATAATCCAATTGAAACTGTCACTGTCGCATCCGGCCCTGCCTCCCAGGGAactgaaattattcaaaattacttaagaataaaaatttatatatcaaaaaaaataaatgaataatttgattaaacgaTATCCTTTTCGAGCACCTGACAAAGATATGCTGTTAGGATCCaatgtattttgaaaaatagcaGCTTTATACCAAGGTTCGTTCACAGCTTTTCTATGAAGATCACCGAAAACGATGCCGTCGTTATCCTCGGGTAATTTGTTTGTATCTAAATAATGCCATCTAGTTAAACCACTTTGAGTGGCGACAAATCTCAAGAAAACTCCATAAATGTGCGTTAAATTTCGCGTTCGAGCATCATCCAATACGAAATCGTTATTGAAACTAGCGTTCGTTGCTTTTGCATCAAAAACCAACAGTTGCATCAAttctttattacaataataatcatcGTGCGACAATGTTTGTCTACCACAATTAGGAACGTAATTAGTTTCGTTTACGTCTATCTGATAAGCTTCGTATTGCTCCGACCATTTCCAACCAGGCTTATTTAATAAGTTCAAAAAGTGTCTCAGTTCCTCCTCAGGGTTGTCGAATTCGTGTCCCTCTAAATAATGATAGCGACAATACACCCAACTGGGATGCACTCGCCAATTGTTACCCACGAAGAATTCAGAGATATTCACGTTCATGTTCTGGTTTCTCCGTATCTCGTCTCCAACCTTGAAGAGCGTACATCGTAAGCAatgtttaattgttaaaatgttaAGGCATGatactttctttaaaaaagttaCTACTTTTACTGTTCAATTTAAAGCCGTTTAAACACAGTGATCTTCGACTTTAAAGCTATCGAAAGGAATTTCACGTGTTCTATTAAGAAACACTTGCAGACAGTGTTTACCATCTAAGCTTGCTCTAAATCTCAAAGTTTATACGTTCTACAATCTCGAGAACGCGAGATCGAGCTTGTGGCATCGGGATCACTGGAACTAGCCGAGAAACTCTGGGCTTCCGTAAACTTCTAGCAATGCGTGTGTATACGTGGAAAGGATTACCTTGATCCAAGTTTTGCCATAGTTCGATGACGACATAGCGACCGCAAGGCCAAAAGGCGTTCCAGGAAGAGGTgcgtaataataatcgcgtttTTCGAGGATCACCCGACGATTATTGTCGTAATGCAATTTCACGGGTACACTTTTCAAACTGCCGCTTTTGTGATCCACCAACGCGCTTCGAAGCTCCAGTACTTCTGGTCCGGGGTTTCTGCgctcaattttaataaaaatgttcttcTTAAACGTCTGTGTGATCTATCGATATACTCTTTCACGAACCGCCATACTTTGGGGATTTATCAATGGCAAACgttatcatgaaaaatatcattatcatatcatttatgcgaaaggaaaaattagagaaattcTATTTAGGTTTCTGTGTAGTACCTAGGACCTCGGCCATCATCCAAGATCTCCACCTCTGTTAGATCGATGCTGTTGTAATTGAGCTTCAATTTGCCTTTGAAAACAGGCCTCAAATCTGGATGCAGAATCACGTATCCGTTGTTGGACACGATGAAAGCGTATCCATTCACGCCTAACTTGTATGGCAATGTAAGCTTTCGGATGTCGTCAATTGGTACATCCGTGCCAGCCACACCTAATAAATTCGCCATTCTTGTCCGATTGTTGCGATTCCCTTTACGGTCGAATACCGGTGTACCGACAGATGTAAGGAGCCTGTACTCCTGCCAAGCTGTCGTGTTTAATAGGGATGCATCCTGTCGAACATCCTCGTCCTTGTCGAGCTGTTAaatgtacaaattaattatttacatgtgCGAATTCACATAACGAGCgcatcttaaattaatttatttgatctcGATATTATATCCTACTTGTTTCATGTTATTTAACAGATTCAATGAgtgttaaaaatcatatttttataacgaaagAATGATAAtactcgatattttattataaaatttaaagaatcaattttaaataaacgaaagtgCAGTCTTGTTTGCTTTTGCCtaattttttacatctatAAATCTTATTACTGATCTACATTCATTTTTGCATGCAAAAAAGACTATaactatgataaaattataattatatgcaaaatgaTAGGTCAATAAAAATCActtctttcaataatttaaaaactttcaaaaaaaaaaaacaacaaaaaaaaacagttaaatatgaataaaattaagtggctattgataaattatttgcagGATTCGCCTAAACTTAGATATCTAACGGCACTATTTGTTTAAGTATATGGCAGGGGAAAGAGCGCATCGAGCACGATAAGGCAGCTTTAAAGCTACAGGCGTGATTGTTGCTTGAACCTGTTGTATGTAGAAATCGTCCTCATTTATTTGCACACCCAATCGTTTTCCTTTCAGATGTTTTTGAAGTCGTTTTTGTTGTTCCTCGTGTTGCATCACCAGCCACAGCCAAGTGGCGAGTGCTGGATTCTAATGGAAGGCGAATCAGAACTTTTACAGAATTGAGGATAGTTTGTACAAAGTGAAAAACTCAAATAGAGAACAGTGCCATAGATACTTTTAGAAAGTATATAAGtgcatttttaacaattaaaattatcaaatgttttatttttctcaatcacctaaaattttctatgtattttttaataatcgtataattttaatgatgaattaaatatgaatgaaatgattatatgCGTGTAATCATTATCTCAATTATAGAGATTTTAAactcaaataaaataactctaatttaaacaattatcttACCGTGATATCTGCATAAGCATGCGTCCAAACAATAGGATGCACTACTTCTTGAAGAACCATAGGCCGTGCGACTAcaggtatatattttaacacttGTTCTCGAACCTCTTCTAATGTATGAACGTGTGTGTAGTAACCGCGATTTAAACAGGCCATCCACTGAATTTCACGAACTTTGGTAACTTCTTTCCCCAAGAGATATGTGAATACTCGTACAGGTATGTGAGTATCATTTTCGCGCCAATTCCATGTCTTAAATACCTAAACAAAATTCATAGAActtaaaagattttctttatttcattttaataaaaaaaaaatagaatttattttaatatttaataaaaaaaatataaataatcacgaaaataaaatttaacgttaTGATAtgtactatttattattattgattcgttttgtaaatgaaagaagagaaagaacaggaaagaagaggaagcaCAACTCTAAAGAGAGTTAATATGAATCAATATGGAGTAAGAAAGAGAAGCGAATGTAGAAGATCAAATAAAACcaagaaggagagaagagataatggaaagaaaaggacTGAGAAAGATGAAagcaatgaaaaagaaagaaagatagaaaagcAGAAAGACAGAGATAGCTGATACTCATTGGTGATGAAGATGATATGATTTCATAACATTGAAGAGTTATTTGTAGAGAATAAAACTGAAAACTGCAATCTTTTCTTTGGTAAAAATTGCTTGAATCTTCTTAATtctaatgttaatataatgttagtataatttttttatacattcatgATATATGGTCAAATGTATCTGTTTTCAAAgtagattaataatatgtaaaaaattaaataatatgatataataataaataattagatttttttcaaaactatgaataataatatttatatgaatgtaaaataaaatgtaaaagaaaaataattgtattatatggaataattttattatattgtataggaaattttttttaatatatcatattaatcatatttttaaatacaactatttcttgcataaaattaaaaagtataattagtgattttgttgaataatataaaaatatatgttacaaGAAACTATTGGTTTACTTCTGTTAAATTTCCAGGAACACCATCCGTGACGagcattattaattgattacatGATGTATCAGCCCCACATCCTCGTGTTTCTCTATAGGTGTTTAGAAGGCTGAAAGCTTTGGTGAACGCTTCTGTTAGATTAGCGAGTCCTTCCGTTTTAACATCAATTAGAGCTTTCTTGAAAGTGTCCACGTTTTCCGGAGTGGCTTGAATTAGCATATCCTTAAAACATGGCACCACATCGTAGGTCTCGTTTGCATAGCTTAATACAGTCacaaaatcattatttgaaaGTGTATCCAATATTACGCTTACTGTTGTTCTtgctgaaaaaatatttatagagagaagagataaatattttgaacattgtatataagaataaagacAATTAGAAAcagcaattaattaattagagaatattttttgatttaattattctgatTATAAGATTGCGCGATACAATTtagataatacattatattttttaaatgcgcAATAATCTCACAATTGTAGTTTTTACACAAAGTAGTTTTTGtagttttttattgtttcattgatatatacacaaattgtATGTATCAATTagacgattatatatatttatataacttcgcaatagattatttaaattgtataaattatacctACATTGTATACATTGTATACAatctgaataaattttaaattctgagAATTTCtacatcatataaatttaaatataaatttttaattatgtatgtataatatgtgcgtataatatgtatgtataatattttataattagaaaatattcttttttaatttattttattatataataactatactataatagtacatatatatactaatatattataataaattaatgatttaaatgattaaaaattaataattttatttaccaatAGTTTTTCCCATGCCTGTCATACTACCACTAGTATCCATCAAGATTACCATATCTTTGCTACAAGTTGCTGCTTCAATGAACCAGCTGCGTACTCTGCAATCATAAATGTCAGCCTCTTCCTTTTCGTCTTCCTCttcatcttcatttttatctttgtcttCGTTTTTGTCTTCGTCTTCTGCTTTGTCCGCGCTAATCTCCAGTGTAGGATTCGTTTTCCACTCCATGGCAGGATACTGTCTCAACATTCCTGTGACAGAGCCGAAATATTGCCAAGACAAAGCTGGATCTGACTCGTAGTTTTGTCGGAAGATATTGTCGAGAATCTCAGTTTTCTTAATGTCGTTAACCACAGGCGGTGACATATCGTACACATTTGTAGGTATATGCACCGATGAAAAGCTTGTATTTACTGGTATATTGTAGAAATGCGAATCAGATGTTAGCTCcatttttctgtaaatatttttaataattacatttttatgtttttttttaatgaaaaacgaATTACTTTTGTCGATAGATAAACGAGAGGATAAGATCATTTGAATGTATTTTTGAATGCATAGATAGAAGCTTGcttatttaaagttaattcGATTTCTACATTTCAAATGACAAATGCAAATTCGTGGCTTGACCATTCGTCTACAAATCAATGTAGCCTTTTTAAGTTTTTCAATCTAATTGCAtccattatcattaattagaatatactatat
This DNA window, taken from Apis cerana isolate GH-2021 linkage group LG5, AcerK_1.0, whole genome shotgun sequence, encodes the following:
- the LOC107994332 gene encoding voltage-dependent calcium channel subunit alpha-2/delta-3 isoform X2 codes for the protein MERIFDNRLIILAICLLLCTDCLAKDSYIVTRWAEILGAELWELAEKVARPEELLNKYKAMNTRVENKSGEKLVNIISENVGRMLRRKMDAVTCIRMAAEEYAENWENDEEGNFTYVSGKYSQVMNTNRTRPRIPKNMKKNIDAYRKMELTSDSHFYNIPVNTSFSSVHIPTNVYDMSPPVVNDIKKTEILDNIFRQNYESDPALSWQYFGSVTGMLRQYPAMEWKTNPTLEISADKAEDEDKNEDKDKNEDEEEDEKEEADIYDCRVRSWFIEAATCSKDMVILMDTSGSMTGMGKTIARTTVSVILDTLSNNDFVTVLSYANETYDVVPCFKDMLIQATPENVDTFKKALIDVKTEGLANLTEAFTKAFSLLNTYRETRGCGADTSCNQLIMLVTDGVPGNLTEVFKTWNWRENDTHIPVRVFTYLLGKEVTKVREIQWMACLNRGYYTHVHTLEEVREQVLKYIPVVARPMVLQEVVHPIVWTHAYADITLDKDEDVRQDASLLNTTAWQEYRLLTSVGTPVFDRKGNRNNRTRMANLLGVAGTDVPIDDIRKLTLPYKLGVNGYAFIVSNNGYVILHPDLRPVFKGKLKLNYNSIDLTEVEILDDGRGPRNPGPEVLELRSALVDHKSGSLKSVPVKLHYDNNRRVILEKRDYYYAPLPGTPFGLAVAMSSSNYGKTWIKVGDEIRRNQNMNVNISEFFVGNNWRVHPSWVYCRYHYLEGHEFDNPEEELRHFLNLLNKPGWKWSEQYEAYQIDVNETNYVPNCGRQTLSHDDYYCNKELMQLLVFDAKATNASFNNDFVLDDARTRNLTHIYGVFLRFVATQSGLTRWHYLDTNKLPEDNDGIVFGDLHRKAVNEPWYKAAIFQNTLDPNSISLSVPWEAGPDATVTVSIGLFPKDGGKKAAAAVIGFQMPMTNLHDKFIELTSKSNNSTLMNCAHIWIDCYLLDQNGFVVISEAHNNTGQFMGTQEGAVMSSMVGQGLYNPIEIYDYQAWCEEVRIEAAANTLTDPLIYIWKLLLWILLRLTWFTTQFVNLPISYAKVHFDEDAPDPPPPPRPYLYHYPCDQKRILYMMNTTIASQGITNHSDYCSRPFYARRVPHTNLLLVVVDSMYPTCYKRLEVTPVNISPLEYTNGTESAPCHKIPLNDLKRRRLEGCFTEHPLEYEIEDCGGASGVTVSLLLFSTAIARILYTFV
- the LOC107994332 gene encoding voltage-dependent calcium channel subunit alpha-2/delta-3 isoform X1 encodes the protein MERIFDNRLIILAICLLLCTDCLAKDSYIVTRWAEILGAELWELAEKVARPEELLNKYKAMNTRVENKSGEKLVNIISENVGRMLRRKMDAVTCIRMAAEEYAENWENDEEGNFTYVSGKYSQVMNTNRTRPRIPKNMKKNIDAYRKMELTSDSHFYNIPVNTSFSSVHIPTNVYDMSPPVVNDIKKTEILDNIFRQNYESDPALSWQYFGSVTGMLRQYPAMEWKTNPTLEISADKAEDEDKNEDKDKNEDEEEDEKEEADIYDCRVRSWFIEAATCSKDMVILMDTSGSMTGMGKTIARTTVSVILDTLSNNDFVTVLSYANETYDVVPCFKDMLIQATPENVDTFKKALIDVKTEGLANLTEAFTKAFSLLNTYRETRGCGADTSCNQLIMLVTDGVPGNLTEVFKTWNWRENDTHIPVRVFTYLLGKEVTKVREIQWMACLNRGYYTHVHTLEEVREQVLKYIPVVARPMVLQEVVHPIVWTHAYADITNPALATWLWLVMQHEEQQKRLQKHLKGKRLGVQINEDDFYIQQLDKDEDVRQDASLLNTTAWQEYRLLTSVGTPVFDRKGNRNNRTRMANLLGVAGTDVPIDDIRKLTLPYKLGVNGYAFIVSNNGYVILHPDLRPVFKGKLKLNYNSIDLTEVEILDDGRGPRNPGPEVLELRSALVDHKSGSLKSVPVKLHYDNNRRVILEKRDYYYAPLPGTPFGLAVAMSSSNYGKTWIKVGDEIRRNQNMNVNISEFFVGNNWRVHPSWVYCRYHYLEGHEFDNPEEELRHFLNLLNKPGWKWSEQYEAYQIDVNETNYVPNCGRQTLSHDDYYCNKELMQLLVFDAKATNASFNNDFVLDDARTRNLTHIYGVFLRFVATQSGLTRWHYLDTNKLPEDNDGIVFGDLHRKAVNEPWYKAAIFQNTLDPNSISLSVPWEAGPDATVTVSIGLFPKDGGKKAAAAVIGFQMPMTNLHDKFIELTSKSNNSTLMNCAHIWIDCYLLDQNGFVVISEAHNNTGQFMGTQEGAVMSSMVGQGLYNPIEIYDYQAWCEEVRIEAAANTLTDPLIYIWKLLLWILLRLTWFTTQFVNLPISYAKVHFDEDAPDPPPPPRPYLYHYPCDQKRILYMMNTTIASQGITNHSDYCSRPFYARRVPHTNLLLVVVDSMYPTCYKRLEVTPVNISPLEYTNGTESAPCHKIPLNDLKRRRLEGCFTEHPLEYEIEDCGGASGVTVSLLLFSTAIARILYTFV